A stretch of Patagioenas fasciata isolate bPatFas1 chromosome 4, bPatFas1.hap1, whole genome shotgun sequence DNA encodes these proteins:
- the UFSP2 gene encoding ufm1-specific protease 2 isoform X3 encodes MDILFRIRGGLDLAFQLATTDEASTKKALGYVFSDLANKLSSDVLVLRICHSSVYVWPNNGMSTVPELTDDSACKEIRRFIQFDQDDETKRKLGKKKDKKLQDTQQIFNIDLMLEMTSSLAALAPVIERENKEHHYINMTLPVDVVLSVSPEETWGRVQNLLVKAIHRQLTDMERCIMKYMKGTSIVVPEQFHFMLPGKNQLVTISYPMGISDDQLESYRKELHGLFNLPCDRPYFKRANAYHFPDEPYKDGYLRNPHLHLNSPGMESGMVYLVHGVYSYHHYMQDRIDDSGWGCAYRSLQTICSWFKHQGYIDAPIPTHKEIQQALVDAGDKPAAFVGSRQWIGSIEVQLVLNQLFGITSKILFVSQGSELALQGRELANHFKTEGTPVMIGGGVLAHTILGVAWNEMTGHIKYLILDPHYTGGEDLHVVLEKGWCGWKGLEFWNKDAYYNLCLPQRPKTI; translated from the exons ATGGACATACTCTTTAGAATAAGAGGAGGCCTGGATCTTGCATTTCAGCTAGCAACTACTGATG AGGCATCAACAAAAAAGGCATTAGGATATGTTTTCAGTGATCTTGCAAACAAACTGTCCTCTGATGTTCTTGTATTAAGAATTTGCCACAGTTCAGTCTATGTCTGGCCTAACAATGGTATGAGCACTGTTCCAGAGCTGACTGATGATTCTGCTTGTAAGGAGATAAGACGATTTATACA ATTTGATCAAGATGATGAGACAAAACGAAAGCTTggcaaaaaaaaggataaaaagttACAAGATACG CAGCAGATATTCAATATAGACCTCATGCTGGAAATGACGTCTTCCTTAGCTGCTTTGGCTCCAGTCATTGAAAGGGAAAATAAGGAACACCACTACATTAATATGACATTACCAGTTGATGTTGTTCTATCTGTTTCTCCAGAAGAAACATGGGGAAG GGTACAAAATCTCCTGGTGAAAGCAATTCACAGGCAGTTAACTGACATGGAAAGATGTATCATGAAATACATGAAGGGAACATCAATTGTCGTGCCAGAACAATTTCATTTCATGTTACCAGGAAAAAATCAGCTTGTAACAATCTCGTATCCTATGGGTATTTCAGATGATCAACTGGAAAGTTACAGAAAG GAGTTGCATGGGTTATTCAATCTGCCTTGCGACAGGCCATATTTCAAGAGAGCAAATGCTTATCATTTTCCAGATGAACCATATAAAGACGGATATCTTAGAAATCCACATTTACATCTTAATTCGCCTGGTATGGAGTCTGGTATG GTTTATTTAGTGCATGGTGTATATAGTTATCACCACTATATGCAGGATCGGATTGATGACAGTGGTTGGGGCTGTGCCTATCGGTCTTTGCAGACAATCTGTTCTTGGTTCAAGCACCAAGGTTACATTGATGCCCCTATACCAACGCACAAGGAAATCCAACAG GCGCTGGTTGATGCTGGAGACAAACCTGCAGCATTTGTTGGGTCACGGCAATGGATTGGTTCAATTGAGGTACAGCTTGTTTTAAATCAGCTTTTTGGAATAACGTCAAAAATACTATTTGTCAG cCAGGGTTCTGAACTAGCATTGCAGGGAAGAGAGCTTGCTAATCATTTCAAGACTGAAGGAACTCCAGTTATGATTG GTGGAGGTGTTTTGGCTCACACAATACTAGGAGTGGCTTGGAATGAGATGACAGGGCACATAAAATATTTGATTCTAGACCCACATTACACTGGAGGAGAAGACCTGCATGTTGTTTTGGAGAAG GGCTGGTGTGGATGGAAGGGCCTGGAGTTTTGGAACAAGGATGCCTATTATAATCTCTGCCTACCTCAGCGACCAAAAACTATTTAA
- the UFSP2 gene encoding ufm1-specific protease 2 isoform X4: MSTVPELTDDSACKEIRRFIQFDQDDETKRKLGKKKDKKLQDTQQIFNIDLMLEMTSSLAALAPVIERENKEHHYINMTLPVDVVLSVSPEETWGRVQNLLVKAIHRQLTDMERCIMKYMKGTSIVVPEQFHFMLPGKNQLVTISYPMGISDDQLESYRKELHGLFNLPCDRPYFKRANAYHFPDEPYKDGYLRNPHLHLNSPGMESGMVYLVHGVYSYHHYMQDRIDDSGWGCAYRSLQTICSWFKHQGYIDAPIPTHKEIQQALVDAGDKPAAFVGSRQWIGSIEVQLVLNQLFGITSKILFVSQGSELALQGRELANHFKTEGTPVMIGGGVLAHTILGVAWNEMTGHIKYLILDPHYTGGEDLHVVLEKGWCGWKGLEFWNKDAYYNLCLPQRPKTI, encoded by the exons ATGAGCACTGTTCCAGAGCTGACTGATGATTCTGCTTGTAAGGAGATAAGACGATTTATACA ATTTGATCAAGATGATGAGACAAAACGAAAGCTTggcaaaaaaaaggataaaaagttACAAGATACG CAGCAGATATTCAATATAGACCTCATGCTGGAAATGACGTCTTCCTTAGCTGCTTTGGCTCCAGTCATTGAAAGGGAAAATAAGGAACACCACTACATTAATATGACATTACCAGTTGATGTTGTTCTATCTGTTTCTCCAGAAGAAACATGGGGAAG GGTACAAAATCTCCTGGTGAAAGCAATTCACAGGCAGTTAACTGACATGGAAAGATGTATCATGAAATACATGAAGGGAACATCAATTGTCGTGCCAGAACAATTTCATTTCATGTTACCAGGAAAAAATCAGCTTGTAACAATCTCGTATCCTATGGGTATTTCAGATGATCAACTGGAAAGTTACAGAAAG GAGTTGCATGGGTTATTCAATCTGCCTTGCGACAGGCCATATTTCAAGAGAGCAAATGCTTATCATTTTCCAGATGAACCATATAAAGACGGATATCTTAGAAATCCACATTTACATCTTAATTCGCCTGGTATGGAGTCTGGTATG GTTTATTTAGTGCATGGTGTATATAGTTATCACCACTATATGCAGGATCGGATTGATGACAGTGGTTGGGGCTGTGCCTATCGGTCTTTGCAGACAATCTGTTCTTGGTTCAAGCACCAAGGTTACATTGATGCCCCTATACCAACGCACAAGGAAATCCAACAG GCGCTGGTTGATGCTGGAGACAAACCTGCAGCATTTGTTGGGTCACGGCAATGGATTGGTTCAATTGAGGTACAGCTTGTTTTAAATCAGCTTTTTGGAATAACGTCAAAAATACTATTTGTCAG cCAGGGTTCTGAACTAGCATTGCAGGGAAGAGAGCTTGCTAATCATTTCAAGACTGAAGGAACTCCAGTTATGATTG GTGGAGGTGTTTTGGCTCACACAATACTAGGAGTGGCTTGGAATGAGATGACAGGGCACATAAAATATTTGATTCTAGACCCACATTACACTGGAGGAGAAGACCTGCATGTTGTTTTGGAGAAG GGCTGGTGTGGATGGAAGGGCCTGGAGTTTTGGAACAAGGATGCCTATTATAATCTCTGCCTACCTCAGCGACCAAAAACTATTTAA
- the ANKRD37 gene encoding ankyrin repeat domain-containing protein 37 codes for MLALGCSAESGSVSDLFEAGTGVNAPADASGQSPAHLAACGGEAFFLLWQLQTGANLNQQDCLGEAPIHKAAKVGSLECLALLVAGDAKIDLCNNSGQTAADIALAYGFLECAKFLTTIEHTQTMKLRGQSGYSLSDKRGLLRAEPAAQEQSGRCISRKRRRSDDLVS; via the exons ATGCTGGCGCTGGGTTGCAGCGCTGAG TCTGGCAGTGTCAGCGATCTGTTCGAGGCAGGAACCGGTGTGAACGCACCTGCAGATGCCTCTGGTCAGTCTCCAGCTCACTTGGCTGCTTGCGGTGGTGaagcttttttcctgctttggcaaCTGCAGACAGGGGCGAATTTGAACCAACAG GATTGCCTCGGAGAAGCCCCGATTCATAAAGCAGCAAAAGTTGGGAGTTTGGAATGTCTTGCTCTTCTTGTTGCTGGTGATGCCAAAATTGA cttgtgcAACAACAGTGGGCAAACAGCAGCAGACATTGCACTGGCTTATGGTTTTCTGGAATGTGCCAAGTTCCTCACAACAATTGAGCACACTCAGACAATGAAACTGAGAGGACAGTCTGGCTACTCACTAAGTGACAAACGTGGCTTGCTGAGAGCGGAGCCAGCTGCACAAGAACAAAGTGGCAGATGCATAAGCAGGAAGAGGAGAAGATCAGATG ATCTTGTCTCCTAG
- the UFSP2 gene encoding ufm1-specific protease 2 isoform X1: MRAGPTPAAALTDVVILEAMDILFRIRGGLDLAFQLATTDEASTKKALGYVFSDLANKLSSDVLVLRICHSSVYVWPNNGMSTVPELTDDSACKEIRRFIQFDQDDETKRKLGKKKDKKLQDTQQIFNIDLMLEMTSSLAALAPVIERENKEHHYINMTLPVDVVLSVSPEETWGRVQNLLVKAIHRQLTDMERCIMKYMKGTSIVVPEQFHFMLPGKNQLVTISYPMGISDDQLESYRKELHGLFNLPCDRPYFKRANAYHFPDEPYKDGYLRNPHLHLNSPGMESGMVYLVHGVYSYHHYMQDRIDDSGWGCAYRSLQTICSWFKHQGYIDAPIPTHKEIQQALVDAGDKPAAFVGSRQWIGSIEVQLVLNQLFGITSKILFVSQGSELALQGRELANHFKTEGTPVMIGGGVLAHTILGVAWNEMTGHIKYLILDPHYTGGEDLHVVLEKGWCGWKGLEFWNKDAYYNLCLPQRPKTI, from the exons ATGCGGGCGGGCCCGACCCCCGCGGCGGCGCTGACGGACGTG gTAATTCTAGAAGCTATGGACATACTCTTTAGAATAAGAGGAGGCCTGGATCTTGCATTTCAGCTAGCAACTACTGATG AGGCATCAACAAAAAAGGCATTAGGATATGTTTTCAGTGATCTTGCAAACAAACTGTCCTCTGATGTTCTTGTATTAAGAATTTGCCACAGTTCAGTCTATGTCTGGCCTAACAATGGTATGAGCACTGTTCCAGAGCTGACTGATGATTCTGCTTGTAAGGAGATAAGACGATTTATACA ATTTGATCAAGATGATGAGACAAAACGAAAGCTTggcaaaaaaaaggataaaaagttACAAGATACG CAGCAGATATTCAATATAGACCTCATGCTGGAAATGACGTCTTCCTTAGCTGCTTTGGCTCCAGTCATTGAAAGGGAAAATAAGGAACACCACTACATTAATATGACATTACCAGTTGATGTTGTTCTATCTGTTTCTCCAGAAGAAACATGGGGAAG GGTACAAAATCTCCTGGTGAAAGCAATTCACAGGCAGTTAACTGACATGGAAAGATGTATCATGAAATACATGAAGGGAACATCAATTGTCGTGCCAGAACAATTTCATTTCATGTTACCAGGAAAAAATCAGCTTGTAACAATCTCGTATCCTATGGGTATTTCAGATGATCAACTGGAAAGTTACAGAAAG GAGTTGCATGGGTTATTCAATCTGCCTTGCGACAGGCCATATTTCAAGAGAGCAAATGCTTATCATTTTCCAGATGAACCATATAAAGACGGATATCTTAGAAATCCACATTTACATCTTAATTCGCCTGGTATGGAGTCTGGTATG GTTTATTTAGTGCATGGTGTATATAGTTATCACCACTATATGCAGGATCGGATTGATGACAGTGGTTGGGGCTGTGCCTATCGGTCTTTGCAGACAATCTGTTCTTGGTTCAAGCACCAAGGTTACATTGATGCCCCTATACCAACGCACAAGGAAATCCAACAG GCGCTGGTTGATGCTGGAGACAAACCTGCAGCATTTGTTGGGTCACGGCAATGGATTGGTTCAATTGAGGTACAGCTTGTTTTAAATCAGCTTTTTGGAATAACGTCAAAAATACTATTTGTCAG cCAGGGTTCTGAACTAGCATTGCAGGGAAGAGAGCTTGCTAATCATTTCAAGACTGAAGGAACTCCAGTTATGATTG GTGGAGGTGTTTTGGCTCACACAATACTAGGAGTGGCTTGGAATGAGATGACAGGGCACATAAAATATTTGATTCTAGACCCACATTACACTGGAGGAGAAGACCTGCATGTTGTTTTGGAGAAG GGCTGGTGTGGATGGAAGGGCCTGGAGTTTTGGAACAAGGATGCCTATTATAATCTCTGCCTACCTCAGCGACCAAAAACTATTTAA
- the UFSP2 gene encoding ufm1-specific protease 2 isoform X2, with the protein MRAGPTPAAALTDVVILEAMDILFRIRGGLDLAFQLATTDEASTKKALGYVFSDLANKLSSDVLVLRICHSSVYVWPNNGMSTVPELTDDSACKEIRRFIQFDQDDETKRKLGKKKDKKLQDTQIFNIDLMLEMTSSLAALAPVIERENKEHHYINMTLPVDVVLSVSPEETWGRVQNLLVKAIHRQLTDMERCIMKYMKGTSIVVPEQFHFMLPGKNQLVTISYPMGISDDQLESYRKELHGLFNLPCDRPYFKRANAYHFPDEPYKDGYLRNPHLHLNSPGMESGMVYLVHGVYSYHHYMQDRIDDSGWGCAYRSLQTICSWFKHQGYIDAPIPTHKEIQQALVDAGDKPAAFVGSRQWIGSIEVQLVLNQLFGITSKILFVSQGSELALQGRELANHFKTEGTPVMIGGGVLAHTILGVAWNEMTGHIKYLILDPHYTGGEDLHVVLEKGWCGWKGLEFWNKDAYYNLCLPQRPKTI; encoded by the exons ATGCGGGCGGGCCCGACCCCCGCGGCGGCGCTGACGGACGTG gTAATTCTAGAAGCTATGGACATACTCTTTAGAATAAGAGGAGGCCTGGATCTTGCATTTCAGCTAGCAACTACTGATG AGGCATCAACAAAAAAGGCATTAGGATATGTTTTCAGTGATCTTGCAAACAAACTGTCCTCTGATGTTCTTGTATTAAGAATTTGCCACAGTTCAGTCTATGTCTGGCCTAACAATGGTATGAGCACTGTTCCAGAGCTGACTGATGATTCTGCTTGTAAGGAGATAAGACGATTTATACA ATTTGATCAAGATGATGAGACAAAACGAAAGCTTggcaaaaaaaaggataaaaagttACAAGATACG CAGATATTCAATATAGACCTCATGCTGGAAATGACGTCTTCCTTAGCTGCTTTGGCTCCAGTCATTGAAAGGGAAAATAAGGAACACCACTACATTAATATGACATTACCAGTTGATGTTGTTCTATCTGTTTCTCCAGAAGAAACATGGGGAAG GGTACAAAATCTCCTGGTGAAAGCAATTCACAGGCAGTTAACTGACATGGAAAGATGTATCATGAAATACATGAAGGGAACATCAATTGTCGTGCCAGAACAATTTCATTTCATGTTACCAGGAAAAAATCAGCTTGTAACAATCTCGTATCCTATGGGTATTTCAGATGATCAACTGGAAAGTTACAGAAAG GAGTTGCATGGGTTATTCAATCTGCCTTGCGACAGGCCATATTTCAAGAGAGCAAATGCTTATCATTTTCCAGATGAACCATATAAAGACGGATATCTTAGAAATCCACATTTACATCTTAATTCGCCTGGTATGGAGTCTGGTATG GTTTATTTAGTGCATGGTGTATATAGTTATCACCACTATATGCAGGATCGGATTGATGACAGTGGTTGGGGCTGTGCCTATCGGTCTTTGCAGACAATCTGTTCTTGGTTCAAGCACCAAGGTTACATTGATGCCCCTATACCAACGCACAAGGAAATCCAACAG GCGCTGGTTGATGCTGGAGACAAACCTGCAGCATTTGTTGGGTCACGGCAATGGATTGGTTCAATTGAGGTACAGCTTGTTTTAAATCAGCTTTTTGGAATAACGTCAAAAATACTATTTGTCAG cCAGGGTTCTGAACTAGCATTGCAGGGAAGAGAGCTTGCTAATCATTTCAAGACTGAAGGAACTCCAGTTATGATTG GTGGAGGTGTTTTGGCTCACACAATACTAGGAGTGGCTTGGAATGAGATGACAGGGCACATAAAATATTTGATTCTAGACCCACATTACACTGGAGGAGAAGACCTGCATGTTGTTTTGGAGAAG GGCTGGTGTGGATGGAAGGGCCTGGAGTTTTGGAACAAGGATGCCTATTATAATCTCTGCCTACCTCAGCGACCAAAAACTATTTAA